One Microbacterium marinum genomic window carries:
- a CDS encoding bifunctional aldolase/short-chain dehydrogenase → MTNPTAAELIARSNRLGADPKNTNYAGGNTSAKGTDTDPVTGEPVELLWVKGSGGDLGTLKPEGLAVLRLDRMRALVDVYPGIDREDEMVAAFDYCLHGKGGAAPSIDTAMHGLVDAAHVDHLHPDAGIAIATAADGEALTAEIFGDKVVWVPWRRPGFQLGLDIAEIKAKNPQAIGTILGGHGITAWGDTSEESEANSLWIIETAAAYIAEHGTADPFGGVRAGFEALPEAERRAKAAALGATIRGLASTDKPMVGHYTDSDVVLDFLASEKAPALAELGTSCPDHFLRTKVKPLILDVPATASVEESIARLKELHETYRADYQAYYDAHAAADSPAIRGADPLIVLVPGVGMFSYGANKQTARVAGEFYVNAINVMRGAEALSTYSPISDAEKFRIEYWALEEAKLQRMPKPKTHQGRIAFVTGAASGIGKAIAVRLAAEGACVVVADLDLEKAQAAAAELGGTDVAIGVAANVADAAGVQAAIDATILAFGGIDLVVNNAGLSLSKPLLETTEKDWDLQHDVMAKGSFLVAKAAAKALIEQGMGGDVIYISSKNSVFAGPNNIAYSATKADQAHQVRLLAVELGEHGVRVNGINPDGVVRGSGIFAAGWGANRAATYGVKEEDLGQFYANRTILKREVVPENVADAVYVLTGPELSRTTGLHIPVDSGVAAAFLR, encoded by the coding sequence ATGACCAACCCGACTGCCGCCGAGCTCATCGCACGCAGCAACCGCCTGGGCGCCGACCCGAAGAACACCAACTACGCCGGCGGCAACACGTCCGCGAAGGGCACCGACACCGACCCGGTGACCGGTGAGCCCGTCGAGCTGCTGTGGGTCAAGGGATCCGGCGGCGACCTTGGCACCCTGAAGCCCGAGGGGCTCGCCGTCCTCCGCCTCGACCGCATGCGCGCGCTCGTCGACGTCTACCCGGGCATCGACCGCGAAGACGAGATGGTCGCCGCGTTCGACTACTGCCTGCACGGCAAGGGAGGCGCGGCTCCCTCGATCGACACCGCCATGCACGGACTGGTGGATGCCGCACACGTCGACCACCTGCACCCCGACGCCGGCATCGCGATCGCGACCGCCGCCGACGGCGAGGCGCTGACGGCGGAGATCTTCGGCGACAAGGTCGTCTGGGTGCCGTGGCGCCGCCCCGGTTTCCAGCTGGGCCTCGACATCGCCGAGATCAAGGCGAAGAACCCGCAGGCGATCGGCACGATCCTCGGCGGCCACGGCATCACCGCGTGGGGCGACACATCGGAGGAGTCCGAGGCCAACAGCCTCTGGATCATCGAGACCGCCGCCGCCTACATCGCCGAGCACGGCACGGCCGACCCCTTCGGCGGCGTCCGCGCCGGATTCGAGGCGCTCCCCGAGGCCGAGCGCCGCGCGAAGGCCGCCGCCCTCGGCGCCACCATCCGCGGGCTCGCGTCGACGGACAAGCCGATGGTCGGGCACTACACCGACAGCGACGTGGTGCTCGACTTCCTGGCATCCGAGAAGGCACCCGCCCTCGCCGAGCTCGGCACGAGCTGCCCCGACCACTTCCTGCGCACCAAGGTCAAGCCGCTCATCCTCGATGTGCCGGCGACCGCGTCGGTCGAGGAGTCGATCGCACGCCTGAAGGAGCTGCACGAGACGTACCGCGCCGATTACCAGGCCTACTACGACGCGCACGCAGCGGCCGACTCGCCCGCCATCCGCGGCGCCGACCCGCTCATCGTCCTCGTCCCGGGCGTCGGCATGTTCAGCTACGGCGCGAACAAGCAGACCGCCCGCGTGGCCGGCGAGTTCTACGTCAACGCGATCAACGTCATGCGCGGCGCCGAAGCCCTCTCGACGTACTCGCCCATCTCCGACGCCGAGAAGTTCCGCATCGAGTACTGGGCCCTCGAAGAGGCGAAGCTGCAGCGGATGCCGAAGCCCAAGACCCACCAGGGCCGCATCGCTTTCGTGACCGGCGCGGCATCCGGCATCGGCAAAGCCATCGCGGTGCGCCTCGCTGCCGAGGGCGCCTGCGTCGTCGTCGCCGACCTCGACCTCGAGAAGGCGCAGGCCGCGGCCGCCGAGCTCGGTGGCACGGACGTCGCGATCGGCGTCGCCGCGAACGTGGCGGATGCCGCGGGCGTGCAGGCCGCGATCGACGCGACCATCCTCGCTTTCGGCGGCATCGACCTCGTCGTGAACAACGCCGGACTGTCGCTGTCGAAGCCGCTGCTGGAGACCACCGAAAAGGACTGGGACCTGCAGCACGACGTCATGGCGAAGGGCTCGTTCCTCGTCGCGAAGGCGGCCGCGAAGGCGCTCATCGAGCAGGGCATGGGCGGCGACGTCATCTACATCTCATCGAAGAACTCCGTGTTCGCAGGCCCCAACAACATCGCCTACTCGGCGACGAAGGCCGACCAGGCCCACCAGGTGCGCCTGCTGGCGGTCGAGCTCGGCGAGCACGGCGTGCGCGTCAACGGCATCAACCCCGACGGCGTCGTCCGCGGCTCGGGCATCTTCGCCGCCGGATGGGGCGCCAACCGCGCCGCGACCTATGGCGTCAAGGAAGAGGACCTCGGCCAGTTCTACGCGAACCGCACGATCCTCAAGCGCGAGGTCGTCCCCGAGAACGTCGCCGACGCGGTGTACGTCCTCACCGGTCCCGAGCTCTCGCGCACGACCGGCCTGCACATCCCGGTCGACTCCGGCGTCGCCGCCGCGTTCCTGCGATGA
- the rhaI gene encoding L-rhamnose isomerase, with amino-acid sequence MTTLSPEILTQLAGQGIELPSWAFGNSGTRFRVFATPGTPRDPFEKIADAAQVNRYTALAPSVALHIPWDKVDDYATLRAHAEDLGVELGTVNSNTFQDEDYKFGALTHHDESIRRKAIDHHFECIDIMHATGSRDLKIWLAEGSNYPGQNDMRARQDRLQDSLQQIYARLGDAQRLVLEYKFFEPSFYHTDVPDWGTSYAQVAALGDKAMVCLDTGHHAPGTNIEFIVMQLLRLGKLGSFDFNSRFYADDDLIVGAADPFQLFRILFEVVRGGGLNNPDVAFMLDQCHNIEDKVPGQIRSVLNVQEMTARALLVDRAALDAAQQANDVLGANAVLMDAFYTDVRPALAEWRVSRGLPADPMAAYAASGYQQQIAADRVGGTQAGWGA; translated from the coding sequence ATGACGACGCTGTCCCCCGAGATCCTCACCCAGCTCGCAGGCCAGGGCATCGAGCTGCCCAGCTGGGCCTTCGGCAACTCCGGCACGCGCTTCCGCGTGTTCGCGACGCCCGGCACACCGCGCGATCCGTTCGAGAAGATCGCGGATGCCGCGCAGGTCAACCGCTACACGGCCCTCGCTCCCAGCGTCGCGCTGCACATCCCGTGGGACAAGGTCGACGACTACGCCACCCTGCGTGCCCACGCCGAGGACCTGGGCGTCGAGCTCGGCACCGTCAACTCCAACACGTTCCAGGACGAGGACTACAAGTTCGGCGCTCTCACCCACCACGACGAGAGCATCCGCCGCAAGGCGATCGACCACCACTTCGAGTGCATCGACATCATGCACGCGACCGGATCGCGCGACCTGAAGATCTGGCTGGCCGAGGGGTCGAACTACCCGGGCCAGAACGACATGCGGGCCCGCCAGGATCGCCTGCAGGATTCGCTCCAGCAGATCTACGCGCGCCTCGGCGACGCGCAGCGCCTCGTGCTGGAGTACAAGTTCTTCGAGCCGTCGTTCTACCACACCGACGTTCCCGACTGGGGCACGTCCTACGCCCAGGTCGCCGCCCTCGGCGACAAGGCGATGGTCTGCCTCGACACCGGCCACCACGCGCCCGGCACGAACATCGAGTTCATCGTCATGCAGCTGCTGCGCCTCGGCAAACTCGGCTCCTTCGACTTCAACTCGCGCTTCTACGCCGACGACGACCTCATCGTCGGGGCGGCCGATCCGTTCCAGCTGTTCCGCATCCTCTTCGAGGTCGTCCGCGGCGGTGGGCTGAACAACCCCGACGTCGCCTTCATGCTCGACCAGTGCCACAACATCGAGGACAAGGTTCCCGGCCAGATCCGGTCGGTGCTGAACGTGCAGGAGATGACGGCGCGCGCGCTCCTCGTCGACCGCGCCGCCCTCGACGCCGCACAGCAGGCGAACGACGTCCTCGGCGCGAACGCCGTGCTGATGGACGCCTTCTACACCGACGTGCGACCGGCCCTCGCCGAGTGGCGCGTGTCGCGCGGTCTGCCCGCCGACCCGATGGCCGCATACGCGGCATCCGGCTACCAGCAGCAGATCGCCGCAGACCGCGTCGGCGGCACGCAGGCCGGCTGGGGCGCCTGA
- a CDS encoding L-rhamnose mutarotase, translating into MTRVAFQLQVDPALLDEYIARHTPVWPEMLAEIAASGRRNYSLFLGDGGRLFGYYETDDDAAAQAYLAASPVAARWEAEMARFFLGLDGRPDQAATPLAEVFNLHDQLAASAGDHRESDPS; encoded by the coding sequence ATGACCCGCGTGGCCTTCCAGCTGCAGGTCGACCCGGCGCTCCTCGACGAGTACATCGCCCGCCACACGCCCGTCTGGCCAGAGATGCTCGCCGAGATCGCGGCATCCGGTCGGCGCAACTACTCACTCTTCCTCGGCGACGGCGGCCGGCTCTTCGGCTACTACGAGACCGACGACGATGCGGCAGCGCAGGCCTACCTCGCCGCCTCCCCCGTCGCCGCCCGGTGGGAAGCCGAGATGGCGCGCTTCTTCCTCGGTCTCGACGGCCGACCCGACCAGGCGGCGACACCCCTCGCCGAAGTCTTCAACCTGCACGACCAGCTGGCGGCATCCGCCGGCGATCACCGAGAAAGCGACCCCTCATGA